From the genome of Anopheles moucheti chromosome 3, idAnoMoucSN_F20_07, whole genome shotgun sequence, one region includes:
- the LOC128302273 gene encoding sodium channel protein 60E isoform X2, protein MATILFNCIFLAMSETIEEAEYIFLAIYTSEMIIKMIAKGFILNKYTYLRNPWNWLDFVVITSGYATIALDVGNLAGLRTFRVLRALKTVSIMPGLKTIINALLHSFKQLAEVMTLTIFCLMVFALFALQVYMGELRNKCVKNLPSDWTNVTHEEWHMWVNDTQNWIHDEEDMPMLCGNLTGARHCPPEYTCLCIGENPNHGYTNFDNFMWSMLTTFQLITLDYWENVYNMVLATCGPMSVSFFTVVVFFGSFYLINLMLAVVALSYEEEAEITQEERRKDLIDHRDDSTFSFDPASLNVKQLSKQQRKKIDARKGVLLASYSRKKTRRRKKGKEGNGNNHSKSRSVTPSPTPSPRHSIVRPQALAVQRAKGILTVGPPVQQQPQPQQQPQPQLQQQQHQQQAQQPQQQQQQQQQQQNNNTLHPLGPNYRGQLLLSSRQGSSNASEGGVNRESSLDDSGVVDDHEEQDVTGDPGEQHHKLHGHPVHPMSQLAQQQPPPSVVQQPLPQSQLSLPLQQHQQQQREVTPVTLALSPREVRIIKCNGNLAKLKQQNVYGLHPEYLSQIVVLDDLPDRNCDSCVQCCIDYEGWLQFQNCLYKIVKDPLFELGITLCIVLNTMFLALEHHGMNANVRDALDIGNKVFTSIFTLECILKVMALSKDFFLCGWNIFDLIIVSVSLLDLIFELIEGLTVLRGLRLLRVLKLAQSWTTMKVLLSIIISTIGALGNLTFVLVIVIYIFAVIGMQLFSKDYTPDKFAPDPVPRWNFNDFFHSFMMIFRILCGEWIEPLWDCMRAEEEEGASSCFAIFLPALVMGNFMVLNLFLALLLNSFNSEELKSKKESFEQEVGEDSKLARSFERIRSIVRKKRNANKEKNDNYANTKLEQLVNEIVIKQREEKKKHKQTTLEMQPLPSSQTLPASDLQSVPLQQQQQQQQQQQKYMSLPKELVPPVDYRIPGGPIYSQSYQVEDQPQVVESLNRPVSGSDFCYDIPLKDRPLRTISGSQETVSQMDDQVLPRDDNHQQPSAHPGVPPKQQQISEVERKILHQMSSGFGTQQSKDEPGPIMAGESGEMRSFPPLPTSEFDPNDRSIHIADTAQPYDEAYLQYQKSLLNRSPSYRKSLDKISSKTSSASSSLANSLAAKCHSPLVQEVLNAGSTYLRNSNISLIQTPTPVVSRREDNHFLVADRTSQAPSLGPSVTQSPLMGGSGVASAHQRSPSTSSSLRKAIAAANRLSDHSLNTLSIDHDELINQMNLKDELLNCEQKELFQFLNDEIDGSNNYFSETVGFSSAIVDADTESLLLNSRKDDVIYSPDRKISNGSLKSNLSSISNSIFQALECRRGGSISSSNMDNNKAHAHYPGTARPTIAIDNGSLQSRRDSEDKEPLVKTSEFDEIIHSFETELKSLKSLSLGRSQSQTDQGSPERERRNSDSCPVRPPILEEVVKLRRPKSSTVCNYRGEGTGPVTAGVHGSGGGGNRSSGSSNGSGGTDQSDGSAQQRSEASKRRSLEKQRNITDEEFNMGFEIKKLCDQLQAPFAPSGTVSNEHSPQSANGVNLGTGNISTIPIVFRRKNDFHSSFDRIKRLSLIERVEESKDEDEHQAQPLPKVSSEKLPRKNLSKDRLETLSLKSSYSVENTNQALMEGTRQLGISIQEFQRTIGQEAGTIPTGPDGAASEQTAEKKPPLKKTVTYGDTSRQDSSQHVTPKRTPYKSYDSDAPLNLAGKPWHCLVSYVDDITVGGRRNSQGVYEDPMAFPSFGRRKAPKIPQDCFPQKCYEKCKCWDTCLKTEFGQRWYRFRQFILQYVDTPAFEWFVLVLIFASSITLCFEDIHLDKNKDLKRILYWTNLVFCLIFIIEMFLKWIALGFTKYFSSFWTILDFVIVFVSVFSLLIEENENLKVLRSLRTLRALRPLRAISRWQGMRIVVNALMYAIPSIFNVLLVCLVFWLIFSIMGVQFFGGKFFKCVDEDGDLLPIHIVNDKWQCYALNYSWVNSKITFDHVGMGYLALFQVATFEGWMEVMADAVDARGVDLQPQREANLYAYLYFVIFIVCGSFFTLNLFIGVIIDNFNMLKKKYEGGVLEMFLTESQKHYYTAMKKLGRKKPQKVIKRPINQFLAMFYDLSNSRRFEIAIFVLIFLNMLTMGIEHYDQPHAVFFVLEVSNAFFTTVFGLEAIVKIVGLRYHYFTVPWNVFDFLLVLASIFGILMEDIMIDLPISPTLLRVVRVFRIGRILRLIKAAKGIRKLLFALVVSLPALFNIGALLALITFIYAIIGMSLFGHVRQQGALDDMVNFETFGRSMQLLFRLMTSAGWNDVLESLMIQPPDCELALDFSINGDCGHPLLAITYFTSFIIISYMIVINMYIAIILENFNQAHQEEEIGIVEDDLEMFYIRWSKYDPHAGQFIHFNQLSDFIASLDPPLGIPKPNTVALVSFNLPISKGNKIHCLDILHALVKHVLGHVEETDNFKQLQDQMDQKFKKQFPTRKELEIVSSTRIWKRQEKAAKTIQMAFRDYVRLKRERERSPMSLDEDNTQTSSPGGWQSKLSALNFLHLQVHRRGTATSSRASSRKSSRASDASDLSELAGPWLNLPLMLVSGTSDMVKDVKQQHTNGLEMKDAPDVKGQRRKSFYNFPFFLRHQDAVEETSTSSPQPQKRPLKDSDTNLSLTASLEKVPVPPPTTPKSKRATSFVKKKPPLERGFSAQSALRLNRNAVVPDDTLSTSAADVSILVTEPSPDVPAVPAPGETLVHVLVHRESEEYQSELDEKGEPKVKEPRDPSRASDIKLSPGTNVDYQILGGLEGEPRPVVTICVESPMESPDQDGSNATPTGTVAIPIDPEPIDVNLPRDTSNIFYDYDDQSTRVSTTAGGSGESADLNKIEYDPASGGGSVTVEITNEVECKAGRSSASAGGRHDEQTGRPSSITEQDLSEGSSS, encoded by the exons GTATATATTTTTAGCAATTTACACATCCGAGATGATAATCAAAATGATAGCTAAGGGTTTTATACTAAATAAGTATACATATTTACGCAATCCATGGAACTGGCTGGATTTTGTAGTGATAACCAGCGGTTACGCAACGATAGCCTTAGATGTCGGCAATCTGGCCGGCTTGCGAACGTTTCGTGTCCTGCGAGCGCTCAAGACGGTCTCAATAATGCCCG GTTTGAAAACTATCATCAACGCGCTGCTACATTCCTTCAAGCAGCTAGCGGAGGTCATGACGTTGACCATCTTCTGCCTGATGGTGTTCGCTTTGTTCGCTCTGCAG GTGTATATGGGCGAGCTGCGAAACAAGTGTGTCAAAAATCTTCCAAGCGACTGGACGAACGTTACCCACGAGGAATGGCACAT GTGGGTAAATGATACGCAGAATTGGATCCATGACGAAGAGGATATGCCGATGCTGTGCGGAAATCTGACTGGAGCACGCCATTGTCCACCAG AGTACACGTGCCTCTGCATTGGAGAGAATCCTAACCACGGCTACACAAACTTTGACAACTTTATGTGGTCGATGCTGACCACCTTCCAGCTGATCACGCTCGACTACTGGGAGAATGTATATAATATG GTCCTGGCAACGTGCGGCCCTATGAGCGTGTCCTTTTTTAcggtggttgtgttttttggttCCTTCTACTTGATTAATCTGATGCTGGCCGTCGTGGCGTTGAGCTACGAAGAGGAAGCCGAGATTACGCAGGAG GAACGGCGCAAGGATCTGATCGATCATCGAGACGATTCAACGTTTAGCTTCGATCCGGCCAGTCTGAATGTGAAGCAGCTCAGCAAGCAGCAACGCAAAAAGATTGACGCACGGAAGGGTGTCCTGCTTGCGTCCTACTCGCGCAAAAAGACCCGCCGAAGGAAAAAGGGCAAGGAGGGCAACGGGAACAATCAT AGTAAGAGCCGCTCGGTAACGCCAAGTCCGACTCCCAGCCCACGGCACAGTATTGTGCGGCCCCAGGCGCTGGCGGTGCAAAGGGCAAAGGGCATCCTAACGGTGGGACCTCCCGTTCAGCAGCAACCCCAGCCACAGCAGCAACCCCAACCCcagctgcaacagcagcaacatcaacagcaagCTCAACagccgcaacagcaacagcagcagcagcagcagcagcaaaataaTAACACGTTACATCCTTTGG GACCTAACTATCGGGGTCAGCTATTACTGTCCAGCCGGCAGGGAAGTTCGAATGCGAGCGAAGGCGGCGTTAACCGGGAGTCATCGCTGGATGATTCCGGCGTGGTGGACGATCACGAGGAACAGGACGTGACCGGTGACCCGGGCGAGCAG CATCACAAGCTGCACGGGCATCCGGTACACCCGATGTCCCAGTTAGCTCAACAGCAACCTCCGCCTTCCGTGGTACAGCAACCGTTACCACAGTCCCAGCTGTCGTTACCgctgcagcagcatcagcagcaacagcgggAAGTGACGCCCGTCACGCTCGCACTGTCCCCGAGGGAGGTTAGGATAATAAAGTGTAACGGAAATCTGGCGAAACTCAAGCAGCAGAACGTGTACGGTCTCCATCCGGAGTACTTATctcaaattgttgtactag ACGATCTTCCTGATAGAAATTGTGATAGCTGTGTTCAATGTTGCATCGATTATGAGGGATGGTTGCAGTTTCAAAATTGTTTATATAAG ATTGTTAAAGATCCGTTGTTTGAGCTAGGTATCACACTatgtattgttttaaatacaATGTTTTTAGCACTAGAACACCACGGGATGAACGCAAACGTGCGCGATGCGTTGGATATTGGCAATAAG GTTTTTACATCCATTTTTACTCTAGAATGTATACTGAAGGTGATGGCACTGTCGAAGGATTTTTTCCTGTGCGGTTGGAACATATTCGATCTGATCATCGTCTCGGTTAGTCTGCTCGATCTGATCTTCGAGCTGATAGAGGGACTGACGGTGTTACGAGGTTTAAGATTG TTACGGGTACTGAAACTAGCACAATCATGGACCACAATGAAGGTCCTGCTAAGTATTATCATATCGACAATAGGTGCTTTAGGTAATCTTACCTTCGTGTTGGTGATTGTTATCTATATTTTTGCTGTTATCGGCATGCAGTTGTTCTCGAAGGATTACACTCCGGACAAGTTTGCACCGGACCCGGTGCCAAG ATGGAactttaatgatttttttcattcgtttatGATGATTTTTCGTATTCTTTGCGGGGAGTGGATTGAGCCCCTGTGGGATTGTATGCGAGCAGAGGAGGAG GAAGGAGCATCGTCGTGCTTTGCCATCTTCCTACCGGCGTTGGTGATGGGCAACTTTATGGTACTGAACTTGTTCTTGGCCTTGTTGCTCAACAGCTTCAATTCGGAGGAGTTAAAGTCGAAAAAGGAG AGTTTCGAACAG GAAGTGGGCGAAGACTCCAAATTGGCGCGCAGCTTCGAGCGCATACGATCGATCGTGCGCAAGAAGCGTAACGCCAACAAGGAGAAGAATGACAACTACGCCAACACCAAGCTGGAACAGCTGGTCAACGAGATTGTGATCAAGCAGCGCGAGGAGAAAAAGaagcacaaacaaacgacGCTCGAGATGCAGCCGCTGCCTTCCTCGCAAACACTTCCGGCGTCCGATCTGCAATCGGTaccgctgcagcagcagcaacagcagcagcagcagcagcagaagtaCATGAGCCTGCCAAAGGAGCTGGTACCACCAGTCGACTACCGCATCCCGGGTGGACCAATCTATAGCCAAAGCTATCAGGTAGAGGATCAGCCTCAAGTTGTT GAATCGCTTAATCGGCCCGTGTCTGGATCGGATTTTTGTTACGACATTCCACTGAAAGATCGGCCACTGCGCACGATCTCCGGTAGTCAGGAGACGGTGTCCCAGATGGATGATCAAGTGTTACCACGGGACGACAACCATCAGCAGCCATCGGCACACCCGGGCGTTCCGCCAAAACAGCAGCAGATTTCCGAggtggagcgcaagatcctacATCAAATGTCTTCCGGTTTCGGCACGCAGCAGAGCAAGGACGAACCTGGGCCAATAATGGCGGGTGAGTCCGGAGAAATGCGGAGCTTTCCACCATTACCAACTTCCGAGTTTGATccgaacgatcgatcgatacaCATCGCCGACACAGCCCAGCCATACGACGAAGCATACCTGCAGTATCAGAAGTCCCTGCTGAACCGGTCCCCCAGCTACCGCAAGTCGCTGGACAAGATTTCGTCCAAGACGTCCAGTGCCAGCTCGTCACTTGCGAACTCGCTGGCTGCCAAATGTCACTCTCCGCTCGTACAGGAGGTGCTGAACGCCGGCTCAACGTATCTGAGGAACAGCAACATTTCGCTCATACAAACGCCAACGCCCGTAGTGTCTAGACGTGAGGATAATCATTTTTTAGTAGCCGATAGAACCAGCCAGGCGCCCTCGCTCGGGCCCTCGGTCACGCAGTCACCGCTGATGGGTGGCAGTGGAGTTGCGTCCGCTCATCAACGATCACCGAGCACGAGCAGCAGCCTGCGGAAGGCGATCGCCGCAGCAAATCGACTGTCGGATCACTCGCTCAACACACTCTCGATCGACCACGATGAGCTGATCAATCAGATGAATCTGAAGGATGAGTTGCTGAACTGCGAGCAGAAGGAGCTGTTTCAATTTCTGAACGATGAGATCGATGGCAGCAATAACTATTTTAGCGAAACGGTTGGGTTCAGCAGCGCGATTGTTGATGCGGACACGGAGAGCTTGTTGTTGAATTCGCGTAAAGATGATGTGATCTACTCGCCCGATCGCAAGATCTCGAACGGAAGTCTTAAGTCGAACTTGAGCAGTATCTCGAACTCCATCTTCCAGGCCCTCGAGTGCCGACGTGGCGGTAGTATCAGTAGCTCTAATATGGACAATAATAAGGCCCATGCTCACTATCCAGGCACGGCGCGTCCAACGATCGCGATCGACAACGGGAGTCTACAGTCGCGCAGGGACAGCGAAGACAAGGAACCACTGGTGAAAACGTCCGAGTTTGACGAAATCATTCATAGCTTCGAGACGGAGCTAAAGAGCTTGAAGTCCCTGTCGCTGGGACGTAGCCAGTCGCAAACGGATCAAGGATCGCCGGAGCGCGAGCGTCGTAACTCCGATAGTTGTCCGGTAAGGCCACCAATACTCGAGGAAGTGGTAAAGCTTCGCAGGCCTAAATCGAGCACCGTGTGCAACTATCGCGGTGAAGGTACCGGCCCCGTTACGGCGGGTGTGCATGGCTCTGGTGGCGGTGGTAATCGTAGTAGCGGAAGCAGCAATGGTAGTGGAGGTACCGATCAATCAGACGGAAGTGCACAACAGCGCAGTGAGGCTTCGAAGAGGCGCAGCCTGGAGAAGCAGCGCAACATCACGGACGAGGAGTTCAACATGGGGTTCGAAATAAAGAAGCTATGCGATCAGCTTCAGGCACCGTTCGCACCGAGCGGAACCGTGTCCAACGAGCACAGCCCACAAAGTGCCAACGGGGTTAACTTGGGGACCGGAAACATCAGCACGATACCGATCGTGTTTCGACGCAAGAATGATTTTCACAGCAGCTTCGATCGTATCAAGCGGTTAAGCTTGATCGAGCGCGTTGAGGAGTCGAAAGACGAGGATGAACATCAAGCCCAACCACTGCCGAAGGTGTCCAGTGAGAAGCTACCACGAAAGAATCTCTCCAAGGATCGGTTGGAAACTTTGTCGCTCAAAAGTAGCTACAGTGTGGAGAATACGAATCAGGCACTGATGGAAGGTACCCGACAGCTCGGAATCAGTATTCAGGAGTTTCAGCGAACTATCGGTCAAGAGGCGGGAACGATTCCTACCGGACCGGATGGTGCGGCGAGTGAGCAGACAGCCGAGAAGAAACCACCGTTAAAGAAAACGGTGACATACGGCGATACTTCTAGGCAGGATAGCTCGCAGCACGTAACACCCAAGCGAACGCCTTACAAATCGTACGACTCGGATGCCCCAC TGAATCTAGCGGGAAAGCCTTGGCACTGTCTGGTTTCTTACGTGGACGACATCACCGTCGGTGGTCGTCGGAACTCGCAAGGTGTCTACGAGGATCCAATGGCTTTCCCCAGTTTCGGGCGACGTAAGGCACCGAAAATTCCGCAAGATTGCTTTCCCCAAAAGTGCTACGAAAA GTGCAAGTGTTGGGACACCTGTCTCAAGACCGAGTTCGGGCAGCGGTGGTATCGATTTCGGCAGTTCATCCTGCAGTACGTCGACACGCCCGCGTTCGAATGGTTTGTGCTAGTACTGATCTTCGCCTCCAGCATAACGCTCTGCTTCGAGGACATCCACCTGGACAAGAACAAGGACCTGAAGCGTATACTCTACTGGACGAATCTCGTCTTCTGCTTGATCTTCATCATCGAAATGTTCTTGAAGTGGATCGCGCTGGGGTTTACCAAGTATTTCTCCAGCTTCTGGACGATCCTGGACTTTGTGATCGTATTC GTGTCCGTATTTTCGCTGCTGATCGAAGAGAACGAAAACTTGAAGGTACTACGCTCGCTAAGAACGCTACGGGCGCTAAGGCCCCTGCGTGCGATCTCCCGCTGGCAGGGCATGAGAATAGTAGTGAATGCATTGATGTATGCGATACCGTCCATCTTCAATGTACTCCTAGTATGTCTCGTCTTTTGGCTGATCTTCTCGATCATGGGCGTGCAGTTTTTTGGCGGGAAGTTCTTCAAGTGCGTCGACGAAGATGGCGATCTTCTGCCCATTCAC ATCGTCAATGACAAGTGGCAATGCTACGCGCTCAATTACAGCTGGGTAAATTCGAAGATCACCTTCGATCACGTCGGGATGGGTTATTTAGCGTTATTTCAAGTT GCTACATTTGAAGGATGGATGGAAGTTATGGCGGACGCGGTTGATGCCCGTGGTGTCGATTTACAACCGCAGCGGGAAGCAAATCTGTACGCCTATCTGTATTTCGTGATATTCATCGTATGTGGTTCCTTCTTCACGCTGAATCTCTTCATCGGAGTTATCATCGACAATTTCAACATGCTGAAGAAAAAGTATGAAGGTGGCGTGCTGGAGATGTTCCTCACCGAATCACAAAAGCATTACTACACGGCAATGAAGAAGTTGGGTCGCAAAAAGCCACAGAAGGTAATCAAACGCCCGATCAATCAGTTCCTAGCGATGTTCTACGATCTTTCCAACTCGCGGCG CTTCGAAATAGCCATATTTGtgctgatttttttaaacatgcttACCATGGGCATCGAGCATTACGATCAACCGCATGCAGTATTTTTCGTACTAGAGGTGAGCAACGCCTTTTTTACGACCGTGTTCGGGCTGGAAGCGATCGTGAAGATCGTTGGTTTACGCTATCACTACTTCACCGTCCCTTGGAACGTGTTTGACTTTCTGCTCGTGCTTGCATCGATCTTCGGCATTCTAATGGAGGATATCATGATCGATTTGCCCATCTCGCCAACGCTATTGCGCGTCGTTCGTGTATTCCGTATTGGACGAATTCTACGATTAATTAAG GCCGCTAAAGGTATTCGCAAGCTTTTGTTCGCTCTGGTAGTCTCTCTACCGGCGCTCTTCAACATCGGCGCCTTGTTGGCACTGATCACGTTCATCTACGCCATCATTGGTATGTCACTGTTTGGGCATGTGCGGCAGCAGGGAGCACTGGACGATATGGTCAACTTCGAAACGTTCGGGCGCAGCATGCAGCTTCTCTTTCGCCTGATGACATCTGCCGGATGGAATGATGTGCTGGAGTCTCTCATGATTCAACCACCCGATTGTGAACTGGCGCTCGATTTCTCAATCAACGGCGATTGTGGTCACCCGCTGCTGGCCATCACCTATTTTACgagcttcatcatcatcagctacATGATCGTCATCAACATGTACATCGCTATCATTCTGGAGAACTTCAATCAGGCGCATCAGGAGGAGGAGATCGGCATCGTCGAAGATGATTTGGAGATGTTCTATATCCGCTGGTCGAAATACGATCCACATGCTGGCCAGTTCATTCACTTCAATCAGCTGTCGGATTTCATTGCCTCGCTCGATCCTCCGCTTGGTATCCCGAAACCAAACACAGTAGCATTGGTTTCCTTCAATTTGCCCATTTCGAAGGGCAACAAGATCCACTGTCTGGATATTCTGCATGCTCTGGTCAAACACGTACTGGGCCACGTGGAGGAAACGGACAACTTCAAGCAGCTGCAGGATCAGATGGATCAAAAGTTCAAGAAGCAATTCCCGACGAGGAAGGAGCTTGAGATTGTGTCGTCTACGCGCATTTGGAAACGTCAGGAAAAAGCGGCCAAAACTATTCAGATGGCATTTCGCGATTATGTGAG GTTGAAGCGTGAACGAGAACGCTCTCCGATGTCGCTGGACGAAGATAACACGCAAACTTCCAGCCCAGGAGGATGGCAGAGCAAGCTTTCGGCGTTGAACTTCTTGCATCTGCAGGTCCACCGTCGTGGAACTGCCACTTCCAGTCGGGCCTCATCGCGCAAATCATCCCGAGCATCGGACGCTTCCGATTTGAGTGAGCTGGCAGGTCCATGGCTTAATCTACCGCTAATGCTGGTATCCGGCACAAGCGATATGGTAAAGGATGTGAAGCAGCAACACACGAACGGACTGGAGATGAA GGACGCTCCGGATGTGAAGGGACAGCGTCGCAAATCGTTCTACAACTTCCCCTTCTTCCTGCGGCACCAGGACGCCGTCGAGGAAACGTCTACCTCATCACCGCAGCCTCAGAAGCGGCCGCTAAAGGACAGTGACACGAACCTATCGCTTACCGCATCGCTCGAGAAGGTGCCGGTCCCCCCGCCAACGACGCCAAAGTCGAAGCGTGCCACGAGCTTCGTGAAGAAAAAGCCTCCGTTGGAGCGCGGATTTTCCGCCCAGAGTGCTTTACGTCTGAACCGCAATGCGGTAGTGC CGGATGATACACTGTCCACGTCGGCTGCTGACGTGAGCATACTCGTGACGGAACCATCACCGGATGTTCCGGCTGTTCCAGCACCGGGGGAAACACTGGTCCATGTGTTGGTGCACCGTGAAAGCGAAGAGTATCAGTCAGAACTAGACGAGAAAG GCGAACCCAAAGTCAAAGAACCGCGCGATCCATCCCGTGCAAGTGACATCAAACTTTCACCCGGCACGAACGTTGACTATCAAATTCTAGGTGGGCTGGAAGGTGAACCGCGTCCCGTCGTGACCATCTGCGTGGAAAGCCCGATGGAGTCGCCGGATCAGGATGGTTCGAACGCAACCCCCACCGGTACGGTCGCGATACCGATCGATCCGGAACCAATCGATGTGAATCTGCCCCGCGATACGAGCAACATTTTCTACGACTACGATGATCAATCGACGCGAGTTTCGACGACCGCGGGAGGATCCGGAGAGAGTGccgatttaaataaaatcgaGTACGATCCGGCCAGTGGTGGCGGTTCCGTGACGGTTGAAATAACGAATGAAGTGGAATGTAAAGCAGGTCGATCGTCCGCCTCTGCCGGCGGTCGTCATGACGAACAGACCGGCCGGCCGTCTAGCATCACCGAACAGGATCTGTCTGAAGGTTCGTCGAGCTGA